A genomic window from Scatophagus argus isolate fScaArg1 chromosome 17, fScaArg1.pri, whole genome shotgun sequence includes:
- the LOC124074289 gene encoding lactose-binding lectin l-2-like gives MLLLLFLFGLALGAESPTAKVEVNLQVGNCPTFWYSFNGRCYKYVSSHLNWADAELHCVSEGANLVSIHSQEEQTFVKDLVKNFDPNEGWTWIGLSDTHKEGSWMWSDGSAVDFTFWAPQEPNNQGGNENCAHLNFGSDFKWNDRPCDSTYTSVCEKHIACT, from the coding sequence ATGCTCTTGCTTCTCTTCTTGTTTGGCCTGGCTCTGGGTGCCGAGTCCCCTACAGCTAAAGTGGAAGTGAATCTACAGGTTGGAAACTGTCCCACGTTCTGGTACAGCTTCAATGGTCGTTGCTACAAGTACGTCTCCTCACATTTGAACTGGGCTGATGCAGAACTacactgtgtgtcagagggAGCCAACCTGGTGTCTATCCACAGTCAGGAGGAACAGACGTTTGTCAAAGACCTAGTCAAGAACTTCGACCCTAATGAAGGTTGGACCTGGATTGGACTCAGTGACACCCATAAGGAAGGAAGTTGGATGTGGTCTGATGGATCTGCAGTCGACTTTACCTTCTGGGCACCACAAGAGCCAAACAACCAGGgtggaaatgaaaactgtgcCCACCTCAACTTCGGCAGCGACTTTAAATGGAACGACAGACCCTGTGATTCAACTTACACTTCTGTTTGTGAAAAACACATAGCTTGTACTTAA